In Onychostoma macrolepis isolate SWU-2019 chromosome 12, ASM1243209v1, whole genome shotgun sequence, a single window of DNA contains:
- the mrpl43 gene encoding 39S ribosomal protein L43, mitochondrial, whose product MTARGTPSRFLQSVLQNGVSRYVCQLKRISLIFSKKGQGSLGVRDFIEEGVVDFAKNNSGTVVYISPQSCRIPKIVAEYLNGNVKEETVTNKTSQEIAELITKLSNQSGLDIIRIRKPFHTDSPSIQGQWHPFTNRTPSIDPVGPQTK is encoded by the exons ATGACTGCTCGAGGAACACCGAGTCGTTTTTTACAAAGCGTTCTTCAAAACGGAGTGAGTCGTTATGTTTGTCAGCTGAAGCGAATATCTCTGATCTTCTCGAAGAAAGGCCAGGGCTCCTTAGGAGTCAG GGATTTCATCGAAGAAGGTGTAGTCGACTTTGCCAAGAATAACTCAGGAACTGTGGTTTACATCTCCCCTCAGTCCTGCAGGATTCCAAAGATAGTAGCGGAATATT TGAATGGTAATGTGAAGGAGGAGACAGTCACCAACAAAACATCACAGGAAATTGCAGAACTTATAACCAAGCTGTCCAACCAGTCAGGACTGGACATCATCCGCATTCGTAAACCCTTCCACACAGACAGTCCCAGTATCCAGGGCCAGTGGCACCCCTTCACAAATCGAACCCCCAGCATCGATCCAGTCGGCCCACAGACAAAATAA